In the Psychromicrobium lacuslunae genome, TATTGTGGTCAGCGCCGCCGAATAATTCTCGTGTCGGAGATGGATATTGAGACGGGCCGAGTAGCCACGCAGATTTTTGCTGACCGGCTTGAGTTAGCGGAACGCTATGTTGCGCATCTGGCCAGCTCCGGTATTGAACGAGGGCTTATTGGTCCCCGTGAGGTTCCTCGATTGTGGGACAGGCACGTGCTGAACTGTGCAGTCATCACCGAGTTCATTCCGTCCGATGCGCATGTTGCCGATGTTGGTAGCGGTGCTGGTCTACCGGGCCTGTGTATTGCTATTGCTCGACCGGATCTTCGGGTGACATTGATTGAACCCCTTGAGCGGCGGGTGCTGTGGTTGGAAGAGGTCATCGCGGACCTGGGGTTAAGCGGTGTTGAGGTGCTGCGGGCGCGCGCCGAGCAGGCAGTACAAAGCGTTGATTGCGATGTGGTCACCGCTCGGGCAGTGTCGGCCTTGGACAAACTGGTGACTTTAACGCTCCCCTTGTTGCACGGCAATGGCCAGCTGCTCGCCATTAAAGGCCGGAGCGCGCAAGAGGAAGTGGCTGCAGCGGCTAAGGCAATTCGTAAACTAGGTGGTCGCTCCGCTGAGGTGCTAGTGGCAGGTGCAGATGTGCTTGCTGAGCCCACCACGGTGGTTCGTATTCAAGTGGGCGAGCCTGGCCCGGTAGGCTAGAACTGTCGATATAGATCGACCGAACTCTGGAAGGTGCGTCGAGTGACCAAACGCCCGGTTATACCGCAGCGTATACCGACTTTTAGCGCGCTCAGCTCGACCATTTCAGGGGTTAGTCAATCTAATTCAGTAGATAAGCTTGGTGAGTTGATGGTTTCACGTGAAACAAAGTCCACAAAGAGTGTGATTGATGAGGTGGACGATGATAGTCCGATCGGTCGTGAGCTAGCTAACGAAACTCGACGTCGAGAGAAGCTACTTGGACGGAAGTTGCCTACACCTGGCCGTACTCGGATTATGACTGTCGCTAATCAAAAAGGTGGGGTCGGTAAGACGACCACCGCTGTGAACATTGCCGCCGCACTCGCGGCGGCGGGTTTGCAGGTTTTGGTGATCGATATGGATCCTCAGGGCAATGCCTCCACCGCCTTGGGTATCAACCATCGCGCTGAGGTCGAGAGTATTTATGATGTGCTCATTGACGATGTACCGCTTGCAGAGGTGGTGGCCGCAAGTCCGGATTTAGACAATCTGTATTGCGCCCCCGCGACCATTCACCTTGCCGGGGCCGATTTGGAACTTGTCTCTTTGGTAGCTCGTGAGCAGCGTTTACGTAAAGCGATTGCGGCCTATGTGGATTATCGTGAACGTGAGGGCCTGCCGCGTCTCGACTATGTTTTTATTGACTGTCCGCCGAGTCTAGGTCTGCTCACGGTCAATGCGTTTTGTGCCGCCTCAGAGGTTCTTATTCCTATTCAGTGTGAGTACTATGCGCTTGAGGGCTTGAGTCAGCTGCTCAATAATGTCAGCATGATTCAGAAGCACTTGAATGGTGACCTTGCGGTATCCACGATTTTGCTAACAATGTACGACGGTCGAACGAACCTTGCCGCTCAAGTAGCTGCCGATGTCCGAGAACATTTCC is a window encoding:
- the rsmG gene encoding 16S rRNA (guanine(527)-N(7))-methyltransferase RsmG, whose translation is MDIETGRVATQIFADRLELAERYVAHLASSGIERGLIGPREVPRLWDRHVLNCAVITEFIPSDAHVADVGSGAGLPGLCIAIARPDLRVTLIEPLERRVLWLEEVIADLGLSGVEVLRARAEQAVQSVDCDVVTARAVSALDKLVTLTLPLLHGNGQLLAIKGRSAQEEVAAAAKAIRKLGGRSAEVLVAGADVLAEPTTVVRIQVGEPGPVG
- a CDS encoding AAA family ATPase codes for the protein MSGVSQSNSVDKLGELMVSRETKSTKSVIDEVDDDSPIGRELANETRRREKLLGRKLPTPGRTRIMTVANQKGGVGKTTTAVNIAAALAAAGLQVLVIDMDPQGNASTALGINHRAEVESIYDVLIDDVPLAEVVAASPDLDNLYCAPATIHLAGADLELVSLVAREQRLRKAIAAYVDYREREGLPRLDYVFIDCPPSLGLLTVNAFCAASEVLIPIQCEYYALEGLSQLLNNVSMIQKHLNGDLAVSTILLTMYDGRTNLAAQVAADVREHFPDLVLKAVIPRSVRISEAPSFQQTVMTYDPSSTGALGYLEAAAELAERAN